The nucleotide sequence ATGGATGGGCACAAATTCTTCCTAATATTTTTGGTAAAAAAAGTTTTTCTCTAATTACAGATATAGCTTCTTCTCCATTTCCTTCTCCTATCAATCTTACGTATTTCTTTATATCGGTATGCATTGGACATGCTGACTGACATGCTGGTTTAGAGTCTCCCATACAATTTTCAACAATATTCTGCATATTATCAATTATATCTTTTTTTAACATATTTTTACTCCTTTTAAAATTATATCTAATTTTTATGATTTTTTAGTTATTTTCAATTTTAACTTCAAGATTCTTTTTCTTTTTAAAATCATTAGGGTTTATAGCAAAGATAAACACTCCTACAATTATTATTGCTCCACATATTGCTAAATAAGGTGTTATTTCAGTTCCCAATATTAACCAGCTGAATATAATTGCCCAAAATGCTGCTGTACTGTTGAGAGCTGTTCCCATTGCAGCACCAATATAATCCACTGCCTTATACCATGAAAGGTATGTTGTAGCTCCTAAAATAGCTATTCCGGCAAAATATAATATATCTCTGCTCTGGGCAATTTTTGCAACGACGGGATATCCGCCGACTGCCGGCATAATTACTAAAGCATATACCGCAAAAGATGTAAGGTATCTAACCGTAAGAAACTGCTGAGGTGACGCCTTTATGTTATCTTCATCTTTTATTTTTTTCATAGCATAACCAATAATAACCCCTTCGAATGCCCATCCAAGAACAGCTATACAGGTAAATGCCATCCCTTTATAAAAATTGGGATATAGTGAAAGATCTACTTTTGAATATCCGAGAGCCGCCGAACCTATTAAACTGATAGTTATTCCTATTACTGCCCTCATAGAAAGCTTTTCTTTTAGTATAAAGTAAGATAAGATAGCTCCAACACCTGGATAAATAACTGAGATACTAGACGCATAAGCCGGTGCAGCATATTTAATCCCTATAACATAACCACTCATTCCTATAGGAGCACCAACTACTGCCGCCAAAAGAGATACCTTACCTTTTTTAGTTTTCAATAACTTAAAAACTCCCATAAGTTCTTTTCTGAAAAACATAACAACTGCTAACCAAAAAAAACAAAATCCATCATGCAAGAATGCCGATACCAATGCACTTGATTTAAACCCTTGCAATATTGGGTTTTGTCCAACCATCCCCATCAATACTGTATCCAATCCCCACGCAAACCCTACTAAGATCCCAAAAAACAATCCTTTTTTTACATTATTATTCATCTTTACTCTCCTCTATAGTTATTTAATTCTCAAGAGCATTATATGTAAGTTTTGTTTTTTTGTCAAACAAAACTTACCCTACGTAAACTAAAAAGCTTATATTAATTAATCAAAATAACACTTCCAATGATTTGTTTTTATTTTTTAATTAACCCTAAGTCAATTTAACAAATAAAAATATACATAAAAAAAAGTAGCATTTCTGCTACTTTTTTAAAAGTTTTATTCTAAACTCTGAAATAACTAAAAATTTCTGCTCAGATTTACAAAGAATATTTGCTTTTGGAACCATATAAAACGGTCCTTCTATTTCAAGCTTATTTTTTTCTATATAATCTACAAAAAGCTTCATACTTTCTTTTCTTCCATGAATGTCATTTCTTGTATACATAACAAGATAATTTCCCTCTTCTATCTCATTATTTTTTTTTCCTTGATCTAAATATATATAATCAAATAGTTCCCATTTTTTCTGCTTGAAATTCTCTTCCTCTATTACATAGATTATTTCAGCTCCTGAATGCCCTATTGAGACACTATTATTGTGACCAAAATCCCAGATAGCTTCTATCTCTCTATCTATATCAATTGGTATCCTCTCTCTCAAGGATCTATATTTTTTCTTTTTAAACTTCTTTATTTCAAAAGCATCATTTTTATCTCCTAGCTTTTCTATTATCTGAAGTTCTTCCTGGATTTTATTGTTCTGCTCCTTTAACTCCTTTATCTTCTTAACATTTTCATCATGTACTGCTCTTAAAATATTAAATTTTTCATGACAGCATTTACCACCAAATAACTCCTGAATTTCTTTTAAAGGACATCCTTTTTCCTTGAGTTCTTTTATATACATTAATTTTTTTATATTTTCTCTAGAATAACTCCTTTTGCCTCTTCCTTCTTGAATAGGAGTTATAAGACCTAATTCTTCGTAATATCTAATTGTTCTCGTTGTTATTCCTAAATATTTAGATACTTCAGTTATGCTAATTAAATCTTTCATCTTTTTCCTCCTTGTTTCTTTAAGTATAAAATGTTATAAAAATAGATCTATACAATTTAATTTTTATAAAGTGTAATCTCTATAATTATAACAATATAATACAAAAAAATATACAGCCTTTTAATCAATAAAAAAACATAAGACCAGTAAACCCGTAGTGAGTCTCTAATCTTATGTTCTTTATTTAAAGTTATAATATTATTTTAATCTTTTCTTAATTTCTTCAGTTTCTTTTTCAAATCCTGGCTTTTCTAATAATGCAAACATATTGCTCTTATAAGCTTCTACACCTGGCTGGTCAAAAGGATTTACTCCTAAAAGATATCCACTGATTGCACAAGCTTTCTCAAAGAAGTAATACATATATCCTAAGTGATAAGGGGTAGCTTCAGGTAAGTTGATAGTTAAGTTAGGTACATTTCCATCTCTATGAGCTAATCTAGTTCCCTCTGCTGCCATCTTATTTACATAATCCATAGTTTTTCCAGCTAAATAGTTTAACCCGTCTAAATTTAAATCATCCTCTTCAATAACCATATCTAGTTCCGGAGTCTCTATATTGATAAGAGTTTCAAAAAGATGTCTCTTTCCATCTTGAATATATTGTCCTAAAGAATGCAGGTCTGCAGTAAAGTCTGCTGATGCAGGATATAATCCTTTATTATCCTTTCCTTCAGATTCACCGTATAACTGCTTCCACCATTCTGCGATGTAGTGTAATCTAGGTTCATAGTTTATCAATAACTCTATGTCTTTACCTTTTCTATGAAGAATATTTCTTACTGCTGCGTATTTATAACAGTCGTTTTCAGCATATGGCTTTTTGTAATCTGCCATTGCATCTGCTGCTCCTGTCATAAGTGCATCTATGTCTATTCCTGCAGCTGCTATAGGTAATAATCCTACTGCTGTTAATACAGAGAATCTTCCTCCTACATTGTCAGGTACTACAAATGTTTCATATCCTTCTCCTGTAGCTAATTTTTTTAATGCTCCTTTTTCTGCATCTGTTGTAGCATAGATTCTATCCTTAGCTTCATCTTTTCCATATTTTTCTATAAGTAATTTCTTTAATACTCTAAATGCTATTGCCGGTTCAGTAGTTGTACCTGATTTAGATATTACATTTACTGAGAAATCTCTATCTCCAATTAACTCTATTAAATGCTTTAAATAAGTTCCTGAAATATTTGTTCCTGCAAAATATATCTCTGGAGTATCTCTTTTTTCCGCTGGTAATTCATTGTAGAATGTATGTGTTAAAAATTCTATTGCAGATTTAGCTCCTAAATAAGATCCACCTATTCCAACTACAATTAGAACTTCTGATTGCTTTTTTATTCTGTCAGCAGCGACCTTTATTCTGTTAAATTCCGCTTTGTCGTAATCTGATGGTAAGTTTACCCATCCTAAGAAATCGTTTCCTGCTCCTGTACCTTCCATCAACGCTTTTTCAGCTGTTTCAATATGAGTATTCATAAATTCTAATTCGTGACCACCAAAAAACTGGTCATTATTAGAAAAATCAAATGATAATTTTTTCATCTTTTGTCCTCCTATAATTTCTTAATTCTAAATAAACAATATATCTATTATTTCACCTTTTCCAATTCCAACTTTAATTTTTCAATCTCAAGTTCGTTACTCCGAACCCTTTGATTTAACATCTCTATATTGTCTTCATTGGCTTTTATCTTCTTTATATACAGGTCTGTATTAAATCCCATCTTATTCAATTCGTTAGAAAAATCATAGACCAGATGTTCTAGTATCAATAGGTCTGACTGACTGGCTTTTGTTTCATCTATCTTGTTTAAAGTTTTAGACAGATAATAAACCAAATCATATTTATTGATATTTTTATCTCCGTCAAAACTTGTAGAATCTTTAGGCAGTATTCCGTTTATATATAGATTTTCGATCGCTCTGTATGCCCAATGTTCATTGGATATATCTCCATACATCTGTGAACTAAAAGTAATAGAGGTCACAGTTATAAATATTAATAATATTTTTTTCATCTTTTTCCTCCATACAATAACTTTAGTCTGTACTTTGAGTATAGCATATGTTTTTTTAGTTCGCAATTCCATTCAAAGTGCAAAATAAAACTGAAAAGTTGCAAAACAAAACCAATCTTCCTCTTGACAAATCAAGGTTTAGATTAAAGTTCTATAAAATATCTAGATTGGTTTTAAGCCCCTAAAAAGTCTTTAACTTTTTGTATCTCATCTACACCCTGCATCCAACCTATCTTATAATATTTATTTAATTTATCTATATCATGCTCTATCATGGAAGCATTTATATTTTTAGGCCTAATAATATAAGCTTTCCCCAGTTTTTCTAACATCTCTAAAATTTGTATCGATTCATTATAATATAGATATCTATATTTTATAGCTTTAGTTAAGTTAGGAAATTTTGGATACCAAAAAGAAGAAATTTTATGATACCAACCTTGTTTTTCTTCAAATCCTTTTGGGTGGGTAAGGATAGCTATTATCTTTTTATTTCCATCTAAAATCGCTTTTCTTACAGGAATTGAATCAGCGATCCCTCCATCTAAAAAATTTTGATCTTTATATTTTACAATCTCACTTAAAAAAGGAAGAGAACAAGAAGACCTAATGATATCATCAACATCTGTTTTCTCGTATTTATCTTTTTCAAAATATACGGGTTTTCCTGTAATACAATCTGTACTCACACTTATAAAAGTATTTTTACTATTAAAAAAATTATCATAATTGAAAAAATGTTTATCTCTATTGATAAACTCAAAAACAAACCTAGAATTTAGAACAGATTCACCTTTGATCAATCTTTTAAAATTAATCAACCTCTCATCATTGATATATTCTGTATAAACTTTATAGTTTCTCTTTTTCTGTTTAGCTATATATGCTGCACCATTATAAGCACCTATAGAAACTCCTATAACATACGGAACTTCTATTCCATATTCTAAAAATGCATCTAAAACACCTGTACTATAAACCCCTCTAGTTCCTCCACCTTCTAATACCAACCCAATATTTTTCATGTCTAACCTCTCTTTTTAAAACTATAATAATTAAACTCAAATAACTTATATATTTCTTGATTTTTAATATTAAATTATTTACTAAAAGGCTCTTTGAATGATATATTTTAAATATAGTATTCACTGAAGAGCCAGAACTTATCTTACAATTAAAATTAAGAATAAGTTAAATATTTATATTCTATATAAATAATAGGTATAAACCTATTAATAAGGAGGAACTATTATGACTATAAGAAAATTAGAGATCTATTATACTGTATCTGAGATGCTTAATATGACAGAGGCAGCTAAGGTTCTTTATATAAGCCAGCCTTCCATAAGTCAGGTTATAAAAGAATTAGAAGAAGAGATGAAAGTTAAATTATTTCAGAGGCTGGGGCGAAAACTTTATATAACAGAAGAGGGAAAGGTCTTTCAAAAATATGCATTGAGAATGTTAAATTTATATGAAGAATCACAGAAAGTAATGGAAGACATGCGGGAAGTCAGGTCTGGAAATCTGAGGATAGGGGCTAGTACAACTATAGGAACATATCTTTTACCCGATATAATAGCCGACTTCAAACAAGAATATCCTAAAGTTGATATAGAACTATATATTACAAATACCCAGGAAATATCAGAAGATTTATTAAAAAACAATATAGATATAGGATTAATAGAAGGAAAAATAGTAATAGAAGAACTAGAAACAATGGATCTTTGGGAAGATGAACTTATAATAATTTCGTCTCCCAATAAAAAATGGAAAAAAGTAATAGACCGTAAAAAATTAGAAGAAGAAACTTTTATACTCAGGGAAAAAGGGAGTGGAAGCAGAAAAACTTACGAAGATGCTATGGGAATAAGAGATAAAAACGTCTTTGTATTTGGAGGAACAGAAGCAATAAAAAGAGCAGTGATAAAAGATCTGGGAGTAGCTTGTGTTTCAAAGTTAACTATAGGAGAAGAGGAGAAAAGAAAAGAAATAACCGTGAGCCGAATAAAAAATTTAGAGATAAAGAGGTGTCTAAAGCTGCTCTACCATAAGGATAAAGAGTTTTCCAGATTGATAGAAAAATTTATAGAGTTTTCAAAAGGATATAATCTATCTAAAAATTAAATATATATGCTGACTTCATTGGGTAAGTAATTATTTTTCTTATAATACTTTAACCTTATGAGGTCTCTTTTTTTTAATATATAAGTTATAACCTATGCTAAATATCAATAATTAGTATTTTACTTATTATTAAAGTTAGCTTAAAATATAACTATATTGATAAAGGGAGTGAAAGATATGAATATAAAAAAAATTATACCAGGATTTATTGTTTGTTCTGTGATTGCATATATCGGAAGTGTTTTAGGTGGGATATTCCCAAAATTAGGAGGTGCAAGTTTTGCTATTATACTAGGAATTATTCTAGGGAATACTTTAGTCAAAAATGAAAAATTTGCTGCTGGATCTGTTTTTTCAGAGTCGAATCTATTATCTTATTCAATAGTTCTTTTAGGTGGAACTCTCAACATATATAGTGTTTTTAGTGTAGGAGTTAAAGGAGTAAGTTTTATTATCCTTCAAATGGTCATAACTGTAGCTGCTGCTCTATGGATTGGGAAAAAGATGAAATTTGAGAAAAAATTTACATATTTGATGGGAAGCGGAAACGCAGTATGCGGGTCATCGGCAATTGGAGCTGTCTCTCCTGTTGTAAAACCAGAAAAAAGTGATCTAGGAATATCTATTACAATAGTAAACTTAGTTGGAACCGTATTGATGTTTTTACTTCCTTTTATCTCTAGAGTAATATTTCATGGAGACACAGTTATGACCTCAGCTCTTATAGGAGGGATCCTTCAATCGGTGGGGCAAGTTATTGGAGCAGGTCAATTAGTTAATAACGAGGTATTAGAGTTAGCTACAATATTTAAGATAATAAGAATTATATTTATCGTAGTCTTGGTTACTTATTTAGGAAAAAAAGTCTCTGCTGACAGTAAGATGGCTGAACTTGAAAAAGAAGTAGAAATTGAGGTTGAGGTAGAAGTAAATGAAGCTACTTTAGAAGGGTCTAAAAAAAATGGCTTTAAAAAATTAAATATCCCTTGGTATATTACCGGATTTTTCATTTTTACAACTCTAAAAACTTTAGGGATATTCAACGGAGATCTTTCAAATATATTTCATTTTATAAGTTCCAAATTCGAGATAATCGCTCTTGCAGGAATAGGAATGAGAGTTAAATTAAGTACTCTCTTTAGCCAGGGACCCAAAGCTATAACATATGGATTAGCAATTGGAATAATACAGGTAGTTGCTGCTATAACACTTATAAAGATCATGTATGGGTTAAACTTCTAAAGATCATGTATGGGTTAAACTTCTAAAGATATAAAATTAATAAATCTAAAAATAACACAGTTATTTTTAGGTTTTTTTACTTTTAACGAATATTCAAAACTGTGATATACTTTAAAGAAAATTACAATTTGGATGGTGGTATTTTATGACTCGAAAAGATTATTTAAAAGACACAAAACGATTGGTTGTAAAGGTAGGAACATCTACCCTTACATTTGAAAATGGATTATTAAACCTTTCTAGAATAGACAAATTAGTCCGTGAGCTGGCTAACCTTCACAACAAAGGATATGAAATTATATTAGTTACCTCAGGAGCTATCGGAGCTGGGATGGGTAGTTTGGGGTTAAAAGAAAGACCTAAAACTCTCCCAGATAAACAGGCTGTTGCATCTGTAGGACAGGTTGCCCTTATCCACCTATATCAGAAATTATTCTCTGAATATGGAAAGCAGATAGGACAACTGCTTTTGACCAAGGGAGATATATCCAATCGTGGAAGATATCTAAATGCTCGTAATTCTTGTCTGAGATTGATTTCCATGGGAATCATCCCGGTTATAAATGAAAATGATTCGGTAGCTGTAGATGAGATAAAAGTAGGGGACAACGATACCCTCTCAGCTTTTACATCTACCTTGATAGATGCAGATCTGTTACTTATCCTATCTGATATAGATGGTTTATATACAGGTAATCCAAAGACCGATCCCAAAGCCACCCTTATTAATACAGTTAAAGAGATCGATGACCATATCAAAACTATAGCTACTGGAGCTGGAAGTAAGTTTGGAACTGGAGGTATGGCTACTAAAATAAGTGCTGGTGAGATAGTTACTTCTGCCGGAATCCCTATGATTATCGCCAAAGGATTTGATCCTTCAATTATAGGAGATGTCATGGATGGCGAGGAAATTGGAACATTATTTTTAGAGACTAAGATAAAATTAAATGCTCGTAAACATTGGATAACTTATGGAACCACAAAAACAGGTAAGATTTTTATAGATGATGGAGCCATCACAGCTCTCAAAAGTCATAATAGCCTTCTTTCTATTGGAATTGTAAAGTGTGAAGGCGATTTCCATAGGGGAGAAGTTGTTTCTATCTGTGACAGCAATGAATTTGAGATTGCCGTTGGAATTTCTAACTACAGTCAGGTTGAGGTAGATCTTATCAAAGGAAAAAATTCTTCTGATATCAATCATATTTTAGGACACAAAGATTATGATGAAGTTATACATATGGATAACATGTTTATTTTTTAATAGAGGAGATATATAATTATGAAAAAATATATGAATGATATGGGTATCTTGGCTAAAAAAGCTTCGAAAAAACTACTTCAAATGGATACCATTACTAAAAATAACATCTTGGAAGAGATGGCTAAGGAACTTTTAAATAATATAGAATTTATACGGTCAGAAAATGAAAAAGACTTGATTAAAGGTAAAGAAAATGGACTTACACCTGCTTTTATAGACAGATTGACTCTTACTGAAGAAAGAATCTATGGGATGGCCCAAGGAATTAGAACAATAATAGGTTTAGATGATCCCATCGGTGAAACCTTGAGTGGGTTCAGACATGAAAACGGGATGGAAATATCACAGATTCGTGTTCCTTTAGGAGTTATCGGAATGATCTTTGAATCTCGTCCAAATGTTACTGTAGATGCAGCTGTTCTTAGTTTAAAATCTGGAAATGCAATTATCTTAAGGGGTGGCTCAGACGCTCTTTGCTCAAATATGGCTTTGGCTAAGGTAATTACTGAAGCAGGTAAAAAATTAGGTCTGCCTCATGGAGCTATTCAATTAATTGAAAATACTGACAGAAACTGTGTAACCGAATTGATTACCATGAATGATCTTATCGATGTAATTATTCCACGTGGCGGTAAGGGTTTAAAAAAAGCTATCCTTGCAGGAGCTAGTGTTCCTGTTATAGAAACAGGTGCAGGTCTGTGTCATACCTATGTTGATCATAATGCAGATTTAAATATGGCCATCGATATTATTGTCAATGCCAAAACTTCCAGACCTGGAGTATGTAATGCTATGGAAACTCTATTGGTTCATAGTGACAGCATCTCTAAATTACTACCCAGCTTAGGTGAAAAATTAGGAGATTTAGGAGTAGAAATTCGAGCTGATGAAAGATCTATAAAATACTTGGCCAACGCAATCCCTACAACTGATAGTGACTGGAATACCGAATATTTAGATCTTATTTTATCTATTAAAACTGTAGATTCTATAGATGAAGCAATAAAACATATAGATACCTACTCTACAAAACATTCAGAAGCAATCATCAGTGAAAATTATAAAAATACTCAGAAATTTTTGAGGGAAGTAGATTCTGCAGCAGTTTATGTAAATGCTTCTACAAGATTTACCGATGGAGGAGCCTTTGGATTTGGAGGAGAGATTGGTATCAGTACTCAAAAACTCCATGCAAGGGGACCTATGGGAATCAAAGAACTGACTTCCGTTAAATACATAATTAGAGGAGATGGACAGGTTAGATAATCTGAATTCCAATTAAAATAAAAAAATGCCGATAAATTTCGGCATTTTTTTATTTATTTTTTCTAATCCTCTACAGGATCTATTTCCTCTTTATGTTGTATCTCTTCCATAGTTTCATTGTATTTTTTTATAACGATTTCTGTTAAAACTCTTCTTAAATCAGGTGTAATAGGATGAGCTATATCCTTAA is from Psychrilyobacter atlanticus DSM 19335 and encodes:
- a CDS encoding DMT family transporter; translated protein: MNNNVKKGLFFGILVGFAWGLDTVLMGMVGQNPILQGFKSSALVSAFLHDGFCFFWLAVVMFFRKELMGVFKLLKTKKGKVSLLAAVVGAPIGMSGYVIGIKYAAPAYASSISVIYPGVGAILSYFILKEKLSMRAVIGITISLIGSAALGYSKVDLSLYPNFYKGMAFTCIAVLGWAFEGVIIGYAMKKIKDEDNIKASPQQFLTVRYLTSFAVYALVIMPAVGGYPVVAKIAQSRDILYFAGIAILGATTYLSWYKAVDYIGAAMGTALNSTAAFWAIIFSWLILGTEITPYLAICGAIIIVGVFIFAINPNDFKKKKNLEVKIENN
- a CDS encoding MerR family transcriptional regulator, with the translated sequence MKDLISITEVSKYLGITTRTIRYYEELGLITPIQEGRGKRSYSRENIKKLMYIKELKEKGCPLKEIQELFGGKCCHEKFNILRAVHDENVKKIKELKEQNNKIQEELQIIEKLGDKNDAFEIKKFKKKKYRSLRERIPIDIDREIEAIWDFGHNNSVSIGHSGAEIIYVIEEENFKQKKWELFDYIYLDQGKKNNEIEEGNYLVMYTRNDIHGRKESMKLFVDYIEKNKLEIEGPFYMVPKANILCKSEQKFLVISEFRIKLLKK
- a CDS encoding glucose-6-phosphate isomerase → MKKLSFDFSNNDQFFGGHELEFMNTHIETAEKALMEGTGAGNDFLGWVNLPSDYDKAEFNRIKVAADRIKKQSEVLIVVGIGGSYLGAKSAIEFLTHTFYNELPAEKRDTPEIYFAGTNISGTYLKHLIELIGDRDFSVNVISKSGTTTEPAIAFRVLKKLLIEKYGKDEAKDRIYATTDAEKGALKKLATGEGYETFVVPDNVGGRFSVLTAVGLLPIAAAGIDIDALMTGAADAMADYKKPYAENDCYKYAAVRNILHRKGKDIELLINYEPRLHYIAEWWKQLYGESEGKDNKGLYPASADFTADLHSLGQYIQDGKRHLFETLINIETPELDMVIEEDDLNLDGLNYLAGKTMDYVNKMAAEGTRLAHRDGNVPNLTINLPEATPYHLGYMYYFFEKACAISGYLLGVNPFDQPGVEAYKSNMFALLEKPGFEKETEEIKKRLK
- a CDS encoding patatin-like phospholipase family protein, which encodes MKNIGLVLEGGGTRGVYSTGVLDAFLEYGIEVPYVIGVSIGAYNGAAYIAKQKKRNYKVYTEYINDERLINFKRLIKGESVLNSRFVFEFINRDKHFFNYDNFFNSKNTFISVSTDCITGKPVYFEKDKYEKTDVDDIIRSSCSLPFLSEIVKYKDQNFLDGGIADSIPVRKAILDGNKKIIAILTHPKGFEEKQGWYHKISSFWYPKFPNLTKAIKYRYLYYNESIQILEMLEKLGKAYIIRPKNINASMIEHDIDKLNKYYKIGWMQGVDEIQKVKDFLGA
- a CDS encoding LysR substrate-binding domain-containing protein yields the protein MTIRKLEIYYTVSEMLNMTEAAKVLYISQPSISQVIKELEEEMKVKLFQRLGRKLYITEEGKVFQKYALRMLNLYEESQKVMEDMREVRSGNLRIGASTTIGTYLLPDIIADFKQEYPKVDIELYITNTQEISEDLLKNNIDIGLIEGKIVIEELETMDLWEDELIIISSPNKKWKKVIDRKKLEEETFILREKGSGSRKTYEDAMGIRDKNVFVFGGTEAIKRAVIKDLGVACVSKLTIGEEEKRKEITVSRIKNLEIKRCLKLLYHKDKEFSRLIEKFIEFSKGYNLSKN
- a CDS encoding YeiH family protein, with product MNIKKIIPGFIVCSVIAYIGSVLGGIFPKLGGASFAIILGIILGNTLVKNEKFAAGSVFSESNLLSYSIVLLGGTLNIYSVFSVGVKGVSFIILQMVITVAAALWIGKKMKFEKKFTYLMGSGNAVCGSSAIGAVSPVVKPEKSDLGISITIVNLVGTVLMFLLPFISRVIFHGDTVMTSALIGGILQSVGQVIGAGQLVNNEVLELATIFKIIRIIFIVVLVTYLGKKVSADSKMAELEKEVEIEVEVEVNEATLEGSKKNGFKKLNIPWYITGFFIFTTLKTLGIFNGDLSNIFHFISSKFEIIALAGIGMRVKLSTLFSQGPKAITYGLAIGIIQVVAAITLIKIMYGLNF
- the proB gene encoding glutamate 5-kinase — translated: MTRKDYLKDTKRLVVKVGTSTLTFENGLLNLSRIDKLVRELANLHNKGYEIILVTSGAIGAGMGSLGLKERPKTLPDKQAVASVGQVALIHLYQKLFSEYGKQIGQLLLTKGDISNRGRYLNARNSCLRLISMGIIPVINENDSVAVDEIKVGDNDTLSAFTSTLIDADLLLILSDIDGLYTGNPKTDPKATLINTVKEIDDHIKTIATGAGSKFGTGGMATKISAGEIVTSAGIPMIIAKGFDPSIIGDVMDGEEIGTLFLETKIKLNARKHWITYGTTKTGKIFIDDGAITALKSHNSLLSIGIVKCEGDFHRGEVVSICDSNEFEIAVGISNYSQVEVDLIKGKNSSDINHILGHKDYDEVIHMDNMFIF
- a CDS encoding glutamate-5-semialdehyde dehydrogenase produces the protein MKKYMNDMGILAKKASKKLLQMDTITKNNILEEMAKELLNNIEFIRSENEKDLIKGKENGLTPAFIDRLTLTEERIYGMAQGIRTIIGLDDPIGETLSGFRHENGMEISQIRVPLGVIGMIFESRPNVTVDAAVLSLKSGNAIILRGGSDALCSNMALAKVITEAGKKLGLPHGAIQLIENTDRNCVTELITMNDLIDVIIPRGGKGLKKAILAGASVPVIETGAGLCHTYVDHNADLNMAIDIIVNAKTSRPGVCNAMETLLVHSDSISKLLPSLGEKLGDLGVEIRADERSIKYLANAIPTTDSDWNTEYLDLILSIKTVDSIDEAIKHIDTYSTKHSEAIISENYKNTQKFLREVDSAAVYVNASTRFTDGGAFGFGGEIGISTQKLHARGPMGIKELTSVKYIIRGDGQVR